One Streptomyces sp. ML-6 genomic region harbors:
- a CDS encoding ABC transporter permease: MAGTDTKPDDLAGLEAGLDALDTVQVRRTPVREVLVRKVLPPVLAVALVIVVWQLLVRAQVTDDYKLPSPAAVWDSASQMWLQGTLLDVVWTSVSRGLLGFLLAVAIGTPLGLLVARVRFVRAAIGPILSGLQSLPSVAWVAPAVIWLGLNDGMMYAVILLGAVPSVANGLVSGVDQVPPLFLRAGRTLGATGLRGTRHIVLPAALPGYLAGLKQGWAFSWRSLMAAEIIASSPDLGLGLGQLLENGRNNADMPGIFLAIILILFVGIAIDLLVFSPLERWVLRSRGLLVKN; the protein is encoded by the coding sequence ATGGCCGGCACTGACACGAAGCCCGACGACCTGGCCGGTCTGGAGGCGGGGCTCGACGCGCTGGACACCGTGCAGGTGCGCCGCACCCCGGTGCGCGAGGTACTGGTGCGCAAGGTGCTGCCGCCGGTGCTGGCGGTGGCGCTGGTGATCGTCGTCTGGCAGTTGCTCGTCCGGGCCCAGGTCACCGACGACTACAAGCTGCCGTCACCGGCCGCGGTCTGGGACAGCGCGTCGCAGATGTGGCTGCAGGGGACGCTCCTGGACGTCGTCTGGACCAGCGTCTCGCGCGGTCTGCTCGGCTTCCTGCTGGCCGTGGCCATCGGTACGCCGCTGGGTCTGCTGGTCGCCCGGGTGCGGTTCGTGCGGGCCGCGATCGGCCCGATCCTGTCCGGGCTCCAGTCCCTGCCGTCGGTGGCCTGGGTCGCGCCGGCCGTGATCTGGCTCGGGCTGAACGACGGGATGATGTACGCGGTGATCCTGCTGGGCGCCGTCCCCTCGGTCGCCAACGGGCTGGTCTCCGGCGTGGACCAGGTGCCGCCGCTGTTCCTGCGGGCGGGCCGCACGCTCGGCGCGACCGGGCTGCGCGGGACCCGGCACATCGTGCTGCCGGCCGCACTGCCCGGTTACCTGGCGGGGCTCAAGCAGGGCTGGGCGTTCTCCTGGCGTTCGCTGATGGCCGCCGAGATCATCGCGTCCTCCCCCGATCTCGGTCTGGGGCTCGGCCAGTTGCTGGAGAACGGCCGCAACAACGCGGACATGCCCGGCATCTTCCTCGCCATCATCCTGATCCTGTTCGTCGGCATCGCGATCGACCTGCTCGTCTTCAGTCCGCTGGAGCGGTGGGTGCTGCGCAGCCGCGGCCTCCTCGTCAAGAACTGA
- a CDS encoding ABC transporter ATP-binding protein, protein MATTLTEAEDRTAVGHAARITHVSKSFGGPQGQQLVLDDITLDVAPGEFVTLLGASGCGKSTLLNLVAGLDRPTSGSIETPGGRPALMFQEHALFPWLTAGKNIELALRLRGVARPERRAEAERLLELVRLGGAYRKRVHELSGGMRQRVAMARALAQDSQLLLMDEPFAALDAITRDVLHDELTRIWRETNLSVLFVTHNVREAVRLAERVVLLSSRPGRIAREWTVGIEQPRRIEDNAVAELSVEITEQLRGEIRRHGRH, encoded by the coding sequence ATGGCGACCACTCTCACCGAGGCCGAGGACCGCACGGCGGTCGGGCACGCAGCCCGCATCACGCACGTGTCCAAGTCCTTCGGCGGACCGCAGGGGCAGCAGCTCGTGCTCGACGACATCACGCTCGATGTCGCACCGGGCGAGTTCGTCACCCTCCTGGGGGCCTCCGGGTGCGGGAAGTCGACCCTGCTCAATCTGGTGGCCGGGCTCGACCGCCCGACCTCGGGGTCCATCGAGACCCCGGGCGGGCGGCCGGCCCTGATGTTCCAGGAGCACGCTCTGTTCCCGTGGCTGACCGCGGGCAAGAACATCGAGCTCGCGCTGCGGCTGCGCGGCGTGGCCAGGCCGGAGCGCCGTGCGGAGGCGGAGCGGCTGCTCGAACTCGTACGGCTCGGCGGGGCGTACAGGAAGCGCGTGCACGAACTCTCGGGCGGCATGCGGCAGCGGGTGGCGATGGCCCGCGCCCTCGCCCAGGACAGTCAACTGCTGCTGATGGACGAGCCGTTCGCCGCGCTCGACGCCATCACCCGGGACGTGCTGCACGACGAGCTGACCCGGATCTGGCGCGAGACGAACCTCTCGGTCCTCTTCGTCACCCACAACGTGCGCGAGGCCGTGCGGCTCGCCGAGCGGGTCGTCCTGCTGTCGTCCCGCCCCGGCCGGATCGCCCGCGAGTGGACGGTCGGCATCGAGCAGCCGCGCCGCATCGAGGACAACGCGGTCGCGGAGCTGTCCGTCGAGATCACCGAACAACTGCGTGGGGAGATCCGCCGTCATGGCCGGCACTGA
- a CDS encoding aliphatic sulfonate ABC transporter substrate-binding protein yields MPAPRTTLRRSLAAVAALPLLAVALTACGYGSEAKKDDAGVAADGKKLSVDTVRIGYFPNLTHATALVGDQEGIFQKELGGTRLKTAQFNAGPSEIEALNADSIDIGFIGPSPSINGFTKSGGKSLRIIGGSASGGVKLVVNPKKIKTLDDLRGKRIATPQLGNTQDVAFLNWISEKGWKVDAQSGKGDVSVVRTDNKVTPGAYASGSIDGAWVPEPTASKLVAEGAKELLDESSLWPDNKFVITNIIVSQKFLDEHPDVVEAVLRGSVRTNAWINANPGKAKESANSALEKLTGKALPAEIVDPAWKSIQLTDDPLAATLDAQAQHAVKAGLLEKPDLDGIYDLRLLNKVLEAEGRPEVADAGLGVK; encoded by the coding sequence GTGCCTGCCCCCCGTACCACGCTGCGCCGAAGCCTCGCCGCCGTCGCCGCACTGCCGCTGCTCGCCGTCGCGCTCACCGCCTGCGGATACGGCTCCGAGGCGAAGAAGGACGACGCGGGGGTGGCGGCCGACGGCAAGAAGCTCTCCGTGGACACCGTGCGGATCGGCTACTTCCCCAACCTCACCCACGCCACCGCCCTGGTCGGCGACCAGGAGGGGATCTTCCAGAAGGAGCTGGGCGGCACCCGGCTGAAGACCGCCCAGTTCAACGCGGGCCCCTCCGAGATCGAGGCGCTCAACGCCGACTCGATCGACATCGGCTTCATCGGCCCGTCGCCCTCCATCAACGGCTTCACCAAGTCCGGCGGCAAGAGCCTGCGGATCATCGGCGGTTCGGCGTCCGGCGGGGTGAAGCTGGTCGTGAACCCGAAGAAGATCAAGACCCTGGACGACCTCAGGGGCAAGCGGATCGCCACCCCGCAGCTCGGCAACACCCAGGACGTGGCCTTCCTCAACTGGATCTCCGAGAAGGGCTGGAAGGTCGACGCCCAGAGCGGCAAGGGCGACGTCTCCGTGGTCCGCACGGACAACAAGGTGACCCCGGGCGCCTACGCGTCCGGTTCCATCGACGGCGCCTGGGTGCCCGAGCCCACCGCGTCCAAGCTGGTCGCCGAGGGCGCGAAGGAGCTGCTCGACGAGTCGAGCCTGTGGCCGGACAACAAGTTCGTGATCACGAACATCATCGTGTCGCAGAAGTTCCTGGACGAGCACCCGGATGTCGTCGAGGCGGTGCTGCGCGGCTCGGTGAGGACCAACGCGTGGATCAACGCCAACCCCGGTAAGGCGAAGGAGTCCGCCAACTCCGCGCTGGAGAAGCTGACCGGCAAGGCGCTGCCCGCCGAGATCGTCGACCCCGCGTGGAAGTCGATCCAGCTCACCGACGACCCGCTGGCCGCCACGCTCGACGCCCAGGCGCAGCACGCGGTGAAGGCCGGGCTGCTGGAGAAGCCGGACCTCGACGGGATCTACGACCTGCGGCTGCTGAACAAGGTCCTCGAGGCCGAGGGCAGGCCCGAGGTCGCCGACGCCGGTCTCGGCGTCAAGTGA
- a CDS encoding GTP-binding protein: MTTTAEQLSATTLLRFATAGSVDDGKSTLVGRLLHDSKSVLTDQLEAVEHASRSRGQEAPDLALLTDGLRAEREQGITIDVAYRYFATARRRFILADTPGHVQYTRNMVTGASTAELAVVLVDARNGVVEQTRRHAAVAALLRVPHVVLAVNKMDLVDYAEPVFAAIAEEFTAYAASLGVPGWGSGGDPQENWCTAIPISALAGDNVVEPSAHMDWYGGPTVLEHLETVPVSHDLTACHARFPVQYVIRPQTAEHPDYRGYAGQIAAGAFRVGEAVTVLPSGRTSTIAAIDALGESVDIAWAPQSVTLRLADDIDISRGDLIAPSADAPAITQDVEATVCHVADQPLEVGRRVLIKHTTRTVKAIVKDIPSRLTLDDLSQHPAPGRLVANDIGRVVLRTAEPLALDAYADSRRTGSFLLIDPADGTTLTAGMAGASFAAAAAAGDDASDDAEWDF; encoded by the coding sequence ATGACCACCACAGCCGAGCAGTTGTCGGCCACCACCCTGCTGCGGTTCGCCACTGCGGGGTCCGTCGACGACGGCAAGTCCACCCTCGTGGGGCGTCTGCTGCACGACTCCAAGTCGGTCCTCACCGACCAGCTGGAGGCCGTCGAGCACGCCTCGCGCAGCCGGGGCCAGGAGGCGCCCGACCTGGCGCTGCTGACCGACGGCCTGCGGGCCGAGCGCGAGCAGGGCATCACCATCGACGTCGCCTACCGCTACTTCGCGACGGCGCGCCGCCGCTTCATCCTGGCCGACACGCCGGGCCACGTGCAGTACACCCGGAACATGGTGACCGGTGCATCGACGGCCGAGCTGGCCGTCGTCCTGGTCGACGCCCGCAACGGGGTCGTCGAGCAGACCCGCCGGCACGCCGCCGTCGCCGCGCTGCTGCGGGTGCCGCACGTGGTGCTGGCCGTCAACAAGATGGACCTGGTCGACTACGCGGAGCCGGTGTTCGCCGCCATCGCCGAGGAGTTCACCGCGTACGCCGCCTCGCTCGGCGTCCCGGGCTGGGGGTCTGGGGGGGACCCCCAGGAAAACTGGTGTACCGCGATCCCGATCTCCGCGCTGGCCGGGGACAACGTCGTGGAGCCGTCCGCGCACATGGACTGGTACGGCGGCCCCACCGTCCTGGAGCACCTGGAGACGGTGCCGGTCAGCCACGACCTCACCGCCTGCCACGCCCGTTTCCCCGTCCAGTACGTGATCCGGCCGCAGACCGCCGAGCACCCCGACTACCGCGGCTACGCGGGCCAGATCGCGGCCGGCGCGTTCCGGGTCGGCGAGGCCGTCACCGTACTGCCCTCGGGCCGTACGTCGACCATCGCCGCGATCGACGCGCTCGGCGAGAGCGTGGACATCGCCTGGGCGCCGCAGTCCGTGACGCTCCGGCTGGCCGACGACATCGACATCTCGCGCGGCGACCTGATCGCCCCGTCCGCCGACGCGCCGGCAATCACCCAGGACGTGGAGGCGACCGTCTGCCACGTCGCCGACCAGCCGCTCGAAGTCGGCCGGCGGGTGCTGATCAAGCACACCACCCGCACGGTCAAGGCGATCGTCAAGGACATCCCCTCGCGGCTCACGCTGGACGACCTCTCCCAGCACCCGGCACCCGGGCGGCTCGTCGCCAACGACATCGGCCGGGTCGTCCTGCGGACCGCGGAACCGCTCGCCCTGGACGCGTACGCGGACTCCCGGCGCACCGGCTCGTTCCTCCTGATCGACCCGGCGGACGGCACCACGCTGACGGCCGGCATGGCGGGCGCCTCGTTCGCCGCCGCGGCCGCGGCCGGGGACGACGCGTCCGACGACGCCGAGTGGGACTTCTGA
- the cysD gene encoding sulfate adenylyltransferase subunit CysD gives MTTAATVSEGTGSPYALSHLDSLESEAVHIFREVAGEFERPVILFSGGKDSIVMLHLALKAFAPAPVPFALLHVDTGHNFPEVLEYRDRTVARHGLRLHVASVQEYIDAGKLRERPDGTRNPLQTVPLTEAIQQHRFDAVFGGGRRDEEKARAKERVFSLRDEFSQWDPRRQRPELWQLYNGRHAPGEHVRVFPISNWTELDVWQYIAREGIELPEIYFAHDREVFNRNGMWLTAGDWGGPKEHEDVETRQVRYRTVGDMSCTGAVDSDATTLGAVIAEIAASRLTERGATRADDKMSEAAMEDRKREGYF, from the coding sequence ATGACGACCGCCGCGACCGTGTCGGAGGGCACCGGCAGTCCGTACGCACTCAGCCACCTGGACTCGCTGGAGTCCGAGGCCGTGCACATCTTCCGCGAGGTGGCGGGCGAGTTCGAGCGGCCGGTGATCCTCTTCTCCGGCGGCAAGGACTCGATCGTGATGCTGCACCTGGCGCTCAAGGCGTTCGCGCCCGCGCCGGTGCCGTTCGCGCTGCTGCACGTGGACACCGGGCACAACTTCCCCGAGGTGCTGGAGTACCGCGACCGCACGGTGGCCCGGCACGGGCTGCGGCTGCACGTCGCCTCCGTGCAGGAGTACATCGACGCCGGGAAGCTGCGCGAACGCCCGGACGGCACCCGCAACCCGCTGCAGACCGTGCCGCTGACCGAGGCGATCCAGCAGCACCGCTTCGACGCCGTGTTCGGCGGCGGACGCCGCGACGAGGAGAAGGCGCGGGCCAAGGAGCGGGTCTTCTCGCTGCGCGACGAGTTCTCCCAGTGGGACCCGCGCCGTCAGCGCCCCGAGCTGTGGCAGCTCTACAACGGCCGGCACGCCCCCGGCGAGCACGTCCGGGTCTTCCCGATCTCCAACTGGACCGAGCTGGACGTCTGGCAGTACATCGCCCGGGAGGGCATCGAACTGCCGGAGATCTACTTCGCCCACGACCGCGAGGTCTTCAACCGCAACGGCATGTGGCTGACCGCCGGCGACTGGGGCGGCCCCAAGGAGCACGAGGACGTCGAGACCCGGCAGGTGCGCTACCGCACCGTCGGCGACATGTCGTGCACCGGCGCGGTCGACTCGGACGCGACGACGCTGGGCGCCGTGATAGCCGAGATCGCCGCCTCCCGGCTCACCGAGCGGGGCGCGACGCGCGCCGACGACAAGATGTCCGAGGCCGCGATGGAGGACCGCAAGCGCGAGGGGTACTTCTAG
- the cysC gene encoding adenylyl-sulfate kinase: MTTDQETSMSVTETGATIWLTGLPSAGKTTIAYELAGRLRGEGHRVEVLDGDEIREFLSAGLGFSREDRHTNVQRIGFVAELLAANGVKVLVPVIAPYADSRDAVRGRHQTEGTPYLEVHVATPVEVCSERDVKGLYAKQAAGEISGLTGVDDPYEEPESPDLRIESHRQTVQESAAELYALLSERGAV, translated from the coding sequence ATGACGACTGATCAGGAGACTTCGATGAGCGTGACGGAGACGGGAGCCACCATCTGGCTGACCGGTCTGCCGAGCGCGGGCAAGACCACCATCGCGTACGAACTCGCCGGGCGGCTGCGCGGCGAGGGCCACCGGGTGGAGGTGCTCGACGGCGACGAGATCCGGGAGTTCCTCTCCGCGGGGCTCGGTTTCTCCCGCGAGGACCGCCACACCAACGTCCAGCGGATCGGCTTCGTCGCCGAGCTGCTGGCGGCCAACGGCGTGAAGGTTCTGGTCCCCGTCATCGCCCCGTACGCGGACAGCCGGGACGCGGTGCGGGGGCGGCACCAGACCGAGGGCACCCCGTACCTGGAGGTGCATGTCGCGACCCCGGTCGAGGTGTGCTCCGAACGCGATGTGAAGGGCCTGTACGCCAAGCAGGCGGCGGGCGAGATCAGCGGGCTGACCGGGGTCGACGACCCGTACGAGGAGCCCGAGTCGCCCGATCTGCGGATCGAGTCGCACCGGCAGACCGTGCAGGAGTCCGCGGCGGAGCTGTACGCGCTGCTGAGCGAGAGGGGTGCGGTATGA
- a CDS encoding phosphoadenylyl-sulfate reductase, with amino-acid sequence MTSVQPVAELDAGELGELAVRTGRELEDASATEILQWAVDTFGRKFCVTSSMEDAVVAHLASRVLPGVDVVFLDTGYHFPETIGTRDAVEAVMDVNVITLTPRQTVAEQDAEYGPALHDRDPDLCCALRKVGPLREGLAGYTAWATGLRRDESPTRANTPVVGWDAKRQKVKISPIARWTQDDVEAYVAEHGVLTNPLLMDGYASVGCAPCTRRVLAGEDARAGRWAGRGKTECGLHD; translated from the coding sequence ATGACGAGCGTTCAGCCGGTCGCCGAGCTCGACGCCGGGGAACTGGGGGAACTGGCCGTCCGGACGGGCCGGGAGCTGGAGGACGCCTCCGCGACCGAGATCCTGCAATGGGCCGTCGACACCTTCGGCCGGAAGTTCTGCGTCACCTCGTCCATGGAGGACGCGGTCGTCGCCCACCTCGCGTCGCGCGTCCTGCCCGGCGTGGACGTGGTCTTCCTCGACACCGGCTACCACTTCCCGGAGACGATCGGCACCCGCGACGCGGTCGAGGCGGTGATGGACGTCAACGTCATCACGCTCACGCCCCGGCAGACCGTGGCCGAGCAGGACGCCGAGTACGGGCCGGCGCTGCACGACCGCGACCCCGACCTGTGCTGCGCGCTGCGGAAGGTCGGGCCGCTCCGGGAGGGCCTGGCCGGGTACACGGCCTGGGCGACCGGGCTGCGCCGCGACGAGTCCCCCACCCGGGCGAACACCCCGGTTGTCGGCTGGGACGCCAAGCGGCAGAAGGTCAAGATCTCGCCGATCGCCCGGTGGACGCAGGACGACGTGGAAGCGTATGTGGCGGAGCACGGCGTGCTCACCAACCCGCTGCTGATGGACGGTTACGCCTCCGTGGGCTGCGCGCCCTGCACCCGCCGGGTGCTGGCGGGCGAGGACGCCCGCGCCGGGCGCTGGGCGGGCCGGGGCAAGACCGAGTGCGGGCTGCACGACTGA
- a CDS encoding nitrite/sulfite reductase, protein MAATPKQPAPAAPRRKAGRHRGEGQWALGHYTPLNGNEQFKKDDDSLNVRTRIETIYSKRGFDSIDPTDLRGRMRWWGLYTQRRAGIDGGKTAVLEPEELEDKYFMMRVRIDGGKLTTEQLRVIGEISQEYARGSADITDRQNVQMHWIRIEDVPAIWEKLEAVGLSTTEACGDCPRTMIGSPVAGIAADEIIDGTPALEEIHARYIGSPEFSNLPRKFKTAISGSPVQDVVHEINDIAFVGVEHPEHGPGFDLWVGGGLSTNPRLAERLGAWVPLDEVADVWAGVVGIFRDYGYRRLRNRARLKFLVADWGVEKFRRVLEDEYLKRPLVDGPAPAEPSSRWRDHIGVHPQQDGRFYIGFAPRVGRVDGSTLAKIADLAEAHGSGRVRTTVEQKMIILDVAQDRVESLSAGLEALGFQVKPSPFRRGTMACTGIEYCKLAIVETKARGASLIDELERRLPDFDEPLTININGCPNACARIQTADIGLKGQLVLDDEGNQVEGYQVHLGGALGLEAGFGRKVRGLKVTSAELPDYVERVLGRFQEEREDGERFATWAARASAESLS, encoded by the coding sequence ATGGCCGCTACCCCGAAACAGCCTGCGCCCGCGGCGCCCCGCCGCAAGGCCGGACGCCACCGCGGCGAAGGCCAGTGGGCCCTGGGGCACTACACCCCGCTGAACGGCAATGAGCAGTTCAAGAAGGACGACGACAGTCTCAATGTGCGGACACGCATTGAGACGATCTACTCCAAGCGCGGTTTCGACTCCATCGACCCCACCGACCTTCGCGGACGCATGCGCTGGTGGGGCCTGTACACCCAGCGTCGGGCCGGCATCGACGGCGGCAAGACCGCGGTCCTGGAGCCCGAGGAGCTGGAGGACAAGTACTTCATGATGCGGGTCCGCATCGACGGCGGGAAGCTGACCACCGAGCAGCTGCGCGTCATCGGTGAGATCTCGCAGGAGTACGCCCGCGGCAGCGCCGACATCACCGACCGGCAGAACGTCCAGATGCACTGGATCCGCATCGAGGACGTCCCGGCGATCTGGGAGAAGCTGGAGGCCGTCGGGCTCTCCACCACCGAGGCGTGCGGCGACTGCCCCCGCACGATGATCGGCTCCCCCGTGGCGGGCATCGCGGCCGACGAGATCATCGACGGCACCCCGGCACTGGAGGAGATCCACGCCCGCTACATCGGCAGCCCGGAGTTCTCCAACCTGCCGCGCAAGTTCAAGACCGCGATCTCCGGCTCCCCGGTGCAGGACGTGGTGCACGAGATCAACGACATCGCCTTCGTCGGCGTCGAGCACCCCGAGCACGGGCCCGGCTTCGACCTCTGGGTCGGCGGCGGCCTCTCCACCAACCCCCGGCTGGCCGAACGGCTGGGCGCCTGGGTGCCGTTGGACGAGGTCGCGGACGTCTGGGCCGGGGTCGTCGGGATCTTCCGCGACTACGGGTACCGCCGGCTGCGCAACCGCGCCCGGCTGAAGTTCCTGGTCGCCGACTGGGGCGTCGAGAAGTTCCGCCGGGTGCTGGAGGACGAGTACCTGAAGCGCCCGCTGGTGGACGGCCCCGCGCCCGCGGAGCCCAGCAGCCGGTGGCGCGACCACATCGGCGTCCACCCGCAGCAGGACGGCCGGTTCTACATCGGTTTCGCCCCCCGGGTCGGACGCGTCGACGGTTCCACCCTCGCCAAGATCGCCGATCTGGCCGAGGCGCACGGCTCCGGCCGGGTGCGCACCACCGTCGAGCAGAAGATGATCATCCTCGACGTGGCGCAGGACCGGGTCGAGTCGCTGTCCGCGGGGTTGGAGGCGCTCGGTTTCCAGGTGAAGCCCTCGCCGTTCCGCCGCGGCACGATGGCCTGCACCGGCATCGAGTACTGCAAGCTGGCGATCGTCGAGACGAAGGCGCGCGGTGCCTCGCTCATCGACGAACTGGAGCGCCGCCTGCCGGACTTCGACGAGCCGCTCACCATCAACATCAACGGCTGCCCCAACGCCTGCGCCCGCATCCAGACCGCCGACATCGGTCTCAAGGGCCAGCTCGTGCTGGACGACGAGGGCAACCAGGTCGAGGGCTACCAGGTGCACCTGGGCGGCGCCCTCGGGCTGGAGGCCGGCTTCGGCCGCAAGGTCCGCGGCCTGAAGGTCACCTCGGCCGAACTGCCCGACTACGTCGAGCGGGTCCTGGGCCGCTTCCAGGAGGAGCGCGAGGACGGCGAGCGGTTCGCGACCTGGGCGGCGCGCGCCAGTGCGGAGTCGCTGTCATGA
- a CDS encoding putative leader peptide gives MPGTGIALVSRRHVDLGRMSSAICPAG, from the coding sequence ATGCCCGGAACTGGAATCGCCTTGGTGAGTCGACGTCACGTCGACCTCGGCCGCATGTCCAGCGCCATCTGTCCGGCGGGCTGA